The DNA segment ATACCGGTACTCTATCCGCTTCTTTATGTTGAAGTATTAGGTTTACCCTTTCCAATGAATTCATAATATAATCACCCTATTCTTTGATATATGAGATGGTAAGCTTTCATTTGTTATCATTATAACAACGCCTATATCAATTTCTAAGAGTGAAATATGCTAAAATCAGTAATATCTTGCTATATTATAAAGCTCCTGATACACCTGCATCTTGGAAAGTAGCCATTTCCTTGAGTATCTTAGTTGCACCCTCGACTATATGAAATGCCAATGCACCTCCCGTACCCTCTCCTAGCCTCATATCCATATGCAGTATAGGCTTTAATCCTATCAATTTGAGCATTTCTATGTGCCCCGGCTCTTGAGAAACATGGGAGGCTATCATATAATCTACCGATTTTGGTTGTATTTTACTGGCTATCAACGCCCCTGCAGTAGATATAAATCCATCGATAACGATAGGAACTTTATTATATGCAGCTCCTAATATCAACCCAGCAATGCCTGCTATCTCCAGCCCTCCCACCTTTGAAAGTACATCAATAGCATCTTTGGGATCAGGTTTGTTCAACTCAATAGCTTTCTCAATAGTATCCATCTTTAATTTCAATCTGTTATCATCCAATCCAGTACCCCTTCCTACCAACTCTCGGATAGGAAGATCTGAATAAACCTTCAGTATTGCACTGCTAGGAGTGGTGTTCCCTATACCCATCTCACCTGTTCCAAAAAGCTGTACTCCTTTTTTTACCTGTTGGCTAACAACTTCTATCCCT comes from the Clostridia bacterium genome and includes:
- the cobT gene encoding nicotinate-nucleotide--dimethylbenzimidazole phosphoribosyltransferase; translated protein: MNLFEKAVKNISPLNREAMNQVSQRLDSLAKPPGSLGMLEKIAIQLGGITGDVFPRVDKKLVAIMAGDHGVVKEGVSAFPSEVTPQMIFNFLSDGAAINVLTKHSGGDIICVDVGVASDIKSDDARFINRKVKYGTDNMAEGPAMSRDEAIAAVQVGIEVVSQQVKKGVQLFGTGEMGIGNTTPSSAILKVYSDLPIRELVGRGTGLDDNRLKLKMDTIEKAIELNKPDPKDAIDVLSKVGGLEIAGIAGLILGAAYNKVPIVIDGFISTAGALIASKIQPKSVDYMIASHVSQEPGHIEMLKLIGLKPILHMDMRLGEGTGGALAFHIVEGATKILKEMATFQDAGVSGAL